The following nucleotide sequence is from Mesorhizobium sp. CAU 1732.
CTGCCCAACAATTCCGGGTTCCGGGGTCTCGGCGGCATCGACCGCAAGGCCGTGGGCTTGCCCACCGAGGAAGAGTACGTCGCCCGCTATTGCGAGCGGCGCGGCATTGCCGGGATCGACAACTGGATTTTCTATCTCGCCTTCTCGTTCTTCCGGCTCGCCGCGATCTGCCAGGGCGTCTACAAACGGGCGCTCGACGGAAACGCGTCCAATCCCGAAAAAGCCAAGACCTACGGGCAGGCGGTGCGGCTTCTGGCCGGGCTCGCCCAACAGGCGATCAGCGAGAGAAAGTGACCCTCATGGGACGTTTCGACGGGCTCACCGTGCTCATCACCGGCGCCACGGGCGGTTTCGGAAAGCGCTCGGCTGAGCGTTTCGCCGCTGAGGGCGCGCGCCTCGTGCTCTCGGATATCGACGGGGATCGCCTGCAAGCGACAGCCGCCGCGCTCGACGCGGAAACGGCCATTCTCGCCGGCGACGTCTCGGACGAAACGCTGTCGGAAAAGCTCGTCGCGCTCGCGGTGGAGCGCTTCGGCGCCCTGCATGTCGCGCTGAACAATGCCGGCATCGCGCAGAGCTTCGTCAAATTCCCGAACCTTCCCTCCGACGAGGCGCGGCGCATCATCGACGTCAATCTGATGGGCGTCTTCTACGCGATGAAGCACCAGCTTCCGGTGATGGAAAAGCAGTTCCGCGCAAACCAGACCAAGAGCGCGATCGTCAACATCGCATCCGTCGCGGGCATTGCCGGCGCGCCCCGCCTTGCCATGTATGCCGCCGCCAAGCATGGCGTCGTCGGACTGACGCGCTCGGCGGCCGCCGAATACGCCACCAAGGGCATCCGCGTGAACGCAGTCTGCCCGTCCTTTGCACGGACCCCGATGCTGACCGACACGATCTACATGGCGGGCGCCGACACGGAAGCTGCCGAAGCGGACATCACGCGTGGCGTGCCCATGAAACGCGTGGCGGAAATCGACGAGATCATCGAGGTGATCCTGTTTGCGGCCGACCCCAAGAACTCGTTCATGACGGGACAGACGCTGGCAGCCGATGGCGGCATCACCGCTATCTGATCCTGAGCATCGGACCGAAAAGTGGAATCCGGTTTTCGGGCTATTCCGATGCTCAAACAGGTAGATAGATCGCCACTGATG
It contains:
- a CDS encoding SDR family NAD(P)-dependent oxidoreductase, with amino-acid sequence MGRFDGLTVLITGATGGFGKRSAERFAAEGARLVLSDIDGDRLQATAAALDAETAILAGDVSDETLSEKLVALAVERFGALHVALNNAGIAQSFVKFPNLPSDEARRIIDVNLMGVFYAMKHQLPVMEKQFRANQTKSAIVNIASVAGIAGAPRLAMYAAAKHGVVGLTRSAAAEYATKGIRVNAVCPSFARTPMLTDTIYMAGADTEAAEADITRGVPMKRVAEIDEIIEVILFAADPKNSFMTGQTLAADGGITAI